In one Anabrus simplex isolate iqAnaSimp1 chromosome 9, ASM4041472v1, whole genome shotgun sequence genomic region, the following are encoded:
- the LOC136881185 gene encoding ankyrin repeat domain-containing protein 11 isoform X3 produces the protein MDGKTGSEDLQKEASALQTMDPPSNVEVEKNGSSDTAGRQDGNSDQVSKRNISEVGEGGEEGDEEGKRKKRKDSGCNALGKSFGGRNGANSGKCPKTHLESKTGNKGSCSSSSTDRKSPSSASGSAGPSARKLGTENEGEEIRSTKSSISSSSDSNPSSSTWAGGLKVPPLKIVIPQQSSSSEQDQGNRNGKAGAARHHQALPYVVTSTSSSEPITDKEIGNGGAVSSTDKGDLTGLGADSHHQRVLRSSHRSGNGTAANGSGNGIQTPVSSSGSTVSTQPSSSSVAAESSPSTAAVSDTGSNNSSPPPNNSQHPSPSSTETVVPVSEPSTATPTVSTEEKTNESPEQESQQQQPQQQQLQQQQQPPQQQPPPPPPPPPPQQPPQQPSQQSQQSQQQTPTNTVQLHPRKRKIKQNKESLVTSTTPTPAPATEVPETSGSTSEPQPPESTIPNSYQSFRNIRKQVDRRRKGLFPVQPKPPQGFKDYLMNRCTYLLAGNAANCISVSMASPPPNLQLPIKNLFIEQEKERRKLQMQHIVEKEKLVLAVEQEILRVHGRAARALANQSLPFSVCTILKDEEIYNEITPEQEEKDRNARSRYNGRLFLSWLQDVDDKWEKIKV, from the exons atggatgggaagactggaagtgaGGACCTTCAAAAAGAAGCAAGTGCTCTTCAAACTATGGATCCTCCTTCAAACGTAGAAGTAGAGAAAAATGGGAGCAGTGACACTGCTGGAAGACAGGACGGAAATTCTGACCAAGTCTCCAAGAGGAACATCTCTGAAGTTGGTGAAGGTGGAGAGGAAGGAGATGAAGAGGGCAAACGTAAAAAGCGCAAGGACTCTGGTTGTAATGCATTGGGCAAATCCTTTGGAGGAAGAAATGGAGCTAATAGTGGCAAATGTCCAAAGACCCATTTGGAATCTAAGACTGGAAATAAAGGTTCCTGCTCAAGCAGTAGTACTGATCGGAAAAGTCCAAGCAGTGCTAGTGGATCTGCTGGCCCTTCTGCAAGGAAACTGGGGACTGAGAATGAGGGAGAAGAAATAAGAAGTACTAAGTCTAGCATTAGTAGCAGTTCTGATAGTAACCCTTCAAGCAGTACTTGGGCGGGTGGGTTAAAGGTTCCTCCATTAAAAATTGTGATTCCTCAACAGAGTTCATCTTCAGAGCAAGATCAAGGGAATCGAAATGGTAAAGCAGGAGCAGCAAGACACCATCAGGCTCTGCCATATGTGGTAACTTCTACCAGCAGCAGTGAACCTATTACagacaaagaaattggaaatggtGGGGCTGTGAGCTCAACAGACAAGGGTGATCTCACAGGCCTTGGAGCAGACAGCCATCACCAGCGAGTCTTACGAAGCTCTCACCGTTCTGGTAATGGAACTGCTGCTAATGGCTCGGGTAATGGAATACAGACACCAGTGTCTTCCAGTGGGAGTACAGTTAGCACTCAGCCATCATCCAGCAGTGTTGCTGCTGAGTCATCACCCTCTACAGCTGCTGTGTCAGACACTGGTTCCAATAACTCTTCCCCTCCTCCAAACAACAGTCAGCACCCATCACCATCATCCACAGAGACTGTAGTTCCAGTTTCTGAACCCTCAACAGCAACACCGACTGTATCAACAGAAGAGAAAACTAATGAATCACCTGAACAAGAGAGTCAGCAGCAGCAACCACAACAGCAGCagcttcagcagcagcagcaacctcCTCAGCAACAACCACCGCCGCCGCCACCGCCTCCACCGCCTCAACAGCCACCCCAACAACCATCACAACAGAGTCAGCAGTCGCAGCAGCAGACACCAACAAACACTGTCCAACTCCATCCTCGTAAAAGGAAGATCAAACAGAATAAGGAGAGTTTGGTAACTTCAACTACTCCGACCCCAGCACCCGCAACAGAAGTTCCAGAAACCAGTGGCTCGACTTCAGAACCACAGCCTCCAGAGTCGACCATTCCCAACAGCTATCAGTCATTCCGGAACATCAGAAAACAG GTTGATCGTCGCAGAAAAGGCCTGTTTCCTGTTCAGCCCAAACCGCCACAAGGCTTCAAGGACTATCTCATGAACAGATGTACATACTTGCTGGCTGGCAATGCAGCCAATTGTATTTCTGTGTCCATGGCATCACCACCTCCCAACCTTCAGTTACCTATCAAGAACTTGTTCATTGAACAGGAGAAGGAGCGACGCAAGCTTCAGATGCAG CATATAGTGGAGAAGGAGAAGTTGGTGCTTGCAGTTGAACAGGAGATCCTTCGTGTCCATGGGAGAGCTGCAAGGGCATTAGCCAATCAGTCTCTTCCCTTCTCCGTGTGTACTATCTTGAAGGATGAAGAGATCTACAATGAGATTACACCTGAACAAGAGGAAAAGGATCGTAATGCCAGATCTCGTTATAATGGGCGTCTGTTCCTCAGCTGGTTACAAGATGTTGATGATAAATGGGAGAAAATTAAG gtctag
- the LOC136881185 gene encoding ankyrin repeat domain-containing protein 11 isoform X1, producing MDGKTGSEDLQKEASALQTMDPPSNVEVEKNGSSDTAGRQDGNSDQVSKRNISEVGEGGEEGDEEGKRKKRKDSGCNALGKSFGGRNGANSGKCPKTHLESKTGNKGSCSSSSTDRKSPSSASGSAGPSARKLGTENEGEEIRSTKSSISSSSDSNPSSSTWAGGLKVPPLKIVIPQQSSSSEQDQGNRNGKAGAARHHQALPYVVTSTSSSEPITDKEIGNGGAVSSTDKGDLTGLGADSHHQRVLRSSHRSGNGTAANGSGNGIQTPVSSSGSTVSTQPSSSSVAAESSPSTAAVSDTGSNNSSPPPNNSQHPSPSSTETVVPVSEPSTATPTVSTEEKTNESPEQESQQQQPQQQQLQQQQQPPQQQPPPPPPPPPPQQPPQQPSQQSQQSQQQTPTNTVQLHPRKRKIKQNKESLVTSTTPTPAPATEVPETSGSTSEPQPPESTIPNSYQSFRNIRKQVDRRRKGLFPVQPKPPQGFKDYLMNRCTYLLAGNAANCISVSMASPPPNLQLPIKNLFIEQEKERRKLQMQHIVEKEKLVLAVEQEILRVHGRAARALANQSLPFSVCTILKDEEIYNEITPEQEEKDRNARSRYNGRLFLSWLQDVDDKWEKIKEGMLNRHHAEAASLRGIQCMDWEWKMKELGLCEQKASPVIDETLVPLVHVSDDFNLLPT from the exons atggatgggaagactggaagtgaGGACCTTCAAAAAGAAGCAAGTGCTCTTCAAACTATGGATCCTCCTTCAAACGTAGAAGTAGAGAAAAATGGGAGCAGTGACACTGCTGGAAGACAGGACGGAAATTCTGACCAAGTCTCCAAGAGGAACATCTCTGAAGTTGGTGAAGGTGGAGAGGAAGGAGATGAAGAGGGCAAACGTAAAAAGCGCAAGGACTCTGGTTGTAATGCATTGGGCAAATCCTTTGGAGGAAGAAATGGAGCTAATAGTGGCAAATGTCCAAAGACCCATTTGGAATCTAAGACTGGAAATAAAGGTTCCTGCTCAAGCAGTAGTACTGATCGGAAAAGTCCAAGCAGTGCTAGTGGATCTGCTGGCCCTTCTGCAAGGAAACTGGGGACTGAGAATGAGGGAGAAGAAATAAGAAGTACTAAGTCTAGCATTAGTAGCAGTTCTGATAGTAACCCTTCAAGCAGTACTTGGGCGGGTGGGTTAAAGGTTCCTCCATTAAAAATTGTGATTCCTCAACAGAGTTCATCTTCAGAGCAAGATCAAGGGAATCGAAATGGTAAAGCAGGAGCAGCAAGACACCATCAGGCTCTGCCATATGTGGTAACTTCTACCAGCAGCAGTGAACCTATTACagacaaagaaattggaaatggtGGGGCTGTGAGCTCAACAGACAAGGGTGATCTCACAGGCCTTGGAGCAGACAGCCATCACCAGCGAGTCTTACGAAGCTCTCACCGTTCTGGTAATGGAACTGCTGCTAATGGCTCGGGTAATGGAATACAGACACCAGTGTCTTCCAGTGGGAGTACAGTTAGCACTCAGCCATCATCCAGCAGTGTTGCTGCTGAGTCATCACCCTCTACAGCTGCTGTGTCAGACACTGGTTCCAATAACTCTTCCCCTCCTCCAAACAACAGTCAGCACCCATCACCATCATCCACAGAGACTGTAGTTCCAGTTTCTGAACCCTCAACAGCAACACCGACTGTATCAACAGAAGAGAAAACTAATGAATCACCTGAACAAGAGAGTCAGCAGCAGCAACCACAACAGCAGCagcttcagcagcagcagcaacctcCTCAGCAACAACCACCGCCGCCGCCACCGCCTCCACCGCCTCAACAGCCACCCCAACAACCATCACAACAGAGTCAGCAGTCGCAGCAGCAGACACCAACAAACACTGTCCAACTCCATCCTCGTAAAAGGAAGATCAAACAGAATAAGGAGAGTTTGGTAACTTCAACTACTCCGACCCCAGCACCCGCAACAGAAGTTCCAGAAACCAGTGGCTCGACTTCAGAACCACAGCCTCCAGAGTCGACCATTCCCAACAGCTATCAGTCATTCCGGAACATCAGAAAACAG GTTGATCGTCGCAGAAAAGGCCTGTTTCCTGTTCAGCCCAAACCGCCACAAGGCTTCAAGGACTATCTCATGAACAGATGTACATACTTGCTGGCTGGCAATGCAGCCAATTGTATTTCTGTGTCCATGGCATCACCACCTCCCAACCTTCAGTTACCTATCAAGAACTTGTTCATTGAACAGGAGAAGGAGCGACGCAAGCTTCAGATGCAG CATATAGTGGAGAAGGAGAAGTTGGTGCTTGCAGTTGAACAGGAGATCCTTCGTGTCCATGGGAGAGCTGCAAGGGCATTAGCCAATCAGTCTCTTCCCTTCTCCGTGTGTACTATCTTGAAGGATGAAGAGATCTACAATGAGATTACACCTGAACAAGAGGAAAAGGATCGTAATGCCAGATCTCGTTATAATGGGCGTCTGTTCCTCAGCTGGTTACAAGATGTTGATGATAAATGGGAGAAAATTAAG
- the LOC136881185 gene encoding ankyrin repeat domain-containing protein 11 isoform X2, with translation MDGKTGSEDLQKEASALQTMDPPSNVEVEKNGSSDTAGRQDGNSDQVSKRNISEVGEGGEEGDEEGKRKKRKDSGCNALGKSFGGRNGANSGKCPKTHLESKTGNKGSCSSSSTDRKSPSSASGSAGPSARKLGTENEGEEIRSTKSSISSSSDSNPSSSTWAGGLKVPPLKIVIPQQSSSSEQDQGNRNGKAGAARHHQALPYVVTSTSSSEPITDKEIGNGGAVSSTDKGDLTGLGADSHHQRVLRSSHRSGNGTAANGSGNGIQTPVSSSGSTVSTQPSSSSVAAESSPSTAAVSDTGSNNSSPPPNNSQHPSPSSTETVVPVSEPSTATPTVSTEEKTNESPEQESQQQQPQQQQLQQQQQPPQQQPPPPPPPPPPQQPPQQPSQQSQQSQQQTPTNTVQLHPRKRKIKQNKESLVTSTTPTPAPATEVPETSGSTSEPQPPESTIPNSYQSFRNIRKQVDRRRKGLFPVQPKPPQGFKDYLMNRCTYLLAGNAANCISVSMASPPPNLQLPIKNLFIEQEKERRKLQMQHIVEKEKLVLAVEQEILRVHGRAARALANQSLPFSVCTILKDEEIYNEITPEQEEKDRNARSRYNGRLFLSWLQDVDDKWEKIKTISSGTDSRGLEAGQ, from the exons atggatgggaagactggaagtgaGGACCTTCAAAAAGAAGCAAGTGCTCTTCAAACTATGGATCCTCCTTCAAACGTAGAAGTAGAGAAAAATGGGAGCAGTGACACTGCTGGAAGACAGGACGGAAATTCTGACCAAGTCTCCAAGAGGAACATCTCTGAAGTTGGTGAAGGTGGAGAGGAAGGAGATGAAGAGGGCAAACGTAAAAAGCGCAAGGACTCTGGTTGTAATGCATTGGGCAAATCCTTTGGAGGAAGAAATGGAGCTAATAGTGGCAAATGTCCAAAGACCCATTTGGAATCTAAGACTGGAAATAAAGGTTCCTGCTCAAGCAGTAGTACTGATCGGAAAAGTCCAAGCAGTGCTAGTGGATCTGCTGGCCCTTCTGCAAGGAAACTGGGGACTGAGAATGAGGGAGAAGAAATAAGAAGTACTAAGTCTAGCATTAGTAGCAGTTCTGATAGTAACCCTTCAAGCAGTACTTGGGCGGGTGGGTTAAAGGTTCCTCCATTAAAAATTGTGATTCCTCAACAGAGTTCATCTTCAGAGCAAGATCAAGGGAATCGAAATGGTAAAGCAGGAGCAGCAAGACACCATCAGGCTCTGCCATATGTGGTAACTTCTACCAGCAGCAGTGAACCTATTACagacaaagaaattggaaatggtGGGGCTGTGAGCTCAACAGACAAGGGTGATCTCACAGGCCTTGGAGCAGACAGCCATCACCAGCGAGTCTTACGAAGCTCTCACCGTTCTGGTAATGGAACTGCTGCTAATGGCTCGGGTAATGGAATACAGACACCAGTGTCTTCCAGTGGGAGTACAGTTAGCACTCAGCCATCATCCAGCAGTGTTGCTGCTGAGTCATCACCCTCTACAGCTGCTGTGTCAGACACTGGTTCCAATAACTCTTCCCCTCCTCCAAACAACAGTCAGCACCCATCACCATCATCCACAGAGACTGTAGTTCCAGTTTCTGAACCCTCAACAGCAACACCGACTGTATCAACAGAAGAGAAAACTAATGAATCACCTGAACAAGAGAGTCAGCAGCAGCAACCACAACAGCAGCagcttcagcagcagcagcaacctcCTCAGCAACAACCACCGCCGCCGCCACCGCCTCCACCGCCTCAACAGCCACCCCAACAACCATCACAACAGAGTCAGCAGTCGCAGCAGCAGACACCAACAAACACTGTCCAACTCCATCCTCGTAAAAGGAAGATCAAACAGAATAAGGAGAGTTTGGTAACTTCAACTACTCCGACCCCAGCACCCGCAACAGAAGTTCCAGAAACCAGTGGCTCGACTTCAGAACCACAGCCTCCAGAGTCGACCATTCCCAACAGCTATCAGTCATTCCGGAACATCAGAAAACAG GTTGATCGTCGCAGAAAAGGCCTGTTTCCTGTTCAGCCCAAACCGCCACAAGGCTTCAAGGACTATCTCATGAACAGATGTACATACTTGCTGGCTGGCAATGCAGCCAATTGTATTTCTGTGTCCATGGCATCACCACCTCCCAACCTTCAGTTACCTATCAAGAACTTGTTCATTGAACAGGAGAAGGAGCGACGCAAGCTTCAGATGCAG CATATAGTGGAGAAGGAGAAGTTGGTGCTTGCAGTTGAACAGGAGATCCTTCGTGTCCATGGGAGAGCTGCAAGGGCATTAGCCAATCAGTCTCTTCCCTTCTCCGTGTGTACTATCTTGAAGGATGAAGAGATCTACAATGAGATTACACCTGAACAAGAGGAAAAGGATCGTAATGCCAGATCTCGTTATAATGGGCGTCTGTTCCTCAGCTGGTTACAAGATGTTGATGATAAATGGGAGAAAATTAAG ACCATCTCATCAGGTACAGACTCCAGGGGGTTGGAGGCAGGCCAATGA